One Gossypium hirsutum isolate 1008001.06 chromosome A08, Gossypium_hirsutum_v2.1, whole genome shotgun sequence genomic window, GAAAAGAGCACGTCGATGTGATATGAGGAGCGGCGCCAAAGGTACTAggatttcttttgttttactaAAAAATGTTTAGGTTATTGGGCCACTCGGCCACTCGGCCAttaggtttttgtttttttaggctTGATATTTTGTAAATGAACTGACATACTTtagacttatttatttatttttggttttgtattttgtttgtttatttttagatCTTGGGTCGGATGAAATTGGACTTTCACATCTATAatttacatataattttataaaattttatatttttctataattttcctatatttcttatattttatatattcttaataactttctataatttttatttttttaattttagcaaaatttaaatatttttctatattttaaaataagttttatttattttattttcctaccACGTGTCACAACCATAACGTGACGTGTGGTAGAAttaactgaaaataaaaataaatactgaaGGCTGTTAACTTTAATGgtcaaagaaatttttttatgcatttcGACAATTGAAGCACCCAATTgaatcataataataaaattaatttcttttttctttaaaagcTCGAGTGCATTTTATacctttaaacattaaataaattgtttGTTATAGTTACGCATCTTAAATACaacttcaattattttatttttcgaaaaatattttactcATTTTCCAGTATTTGGTAGCCTGAAAACCTTTTCCATTTGAAAAACATTTTCCAAATCACGGGTAAAATCCCTTATATTTTGGGAAAATGTTTACCGTTTCAATttttgtaagacattttcccgTGCTTCTCCTTCATCCAGGTAAGGCCCCTTCTCTTGCTGCTGTTCAATTTCCGTTCTCTTGCTGCTGGTATTTCGTTTCCTTTctccctctctttctctctttctcatgcaatctctctctctctctttcgcAGGCATTTTCCTCTTCCTGCTATTATTTTATACTCAGATTTTCACTAACTTAAGAAAAAATGGTGCTTCAGAACAAAGCTGGATATTAGGGAATTGGGGATTCAATTTGGATGTGTTAGGCTCATACCTTTTGTGAAGAAGGGCTTATCTCTGTAAGATCCTTTtgcatttcatatattatttttgtttatctgATTACGTTTCTATATCATTTATGTGTTTGGAAAAATGCCTGAATGGGTAAGTCCCAATAGATGATCTTTAATTGTTAGGATTGTTACAATCGACGACTCTTCATTTGATATTTAGATGTTATGTTATCTGATTGCTAGGATCGGTTTTTGGCATCACTGCCTTCTTCCAGGCAGGCCAGTGCAGACTTCTCCAAGCCAGTGTTTACTGCTGTGGCATTTTACTTATGCGCTAAAAAACACAAGGTAATGTGCACTTAATTCATCCTATTAAATGTTTTTATTCCTCTATTTGCCTGTTTTTGACATAAATTATCTACTTCACAGCTTAAGATTGACAAGGTTAGGTTGATTGAAGTTTGTGGCATCTCTGAATCTGAGTTTTCTTGTGTAAGTAAcatgttgttttattttacttcccTAAATGTAATCCTTTTATTGTTAACTTATAAATGTTTAATGCACTGAACATTTGCTTGGAACTTTCAATGCAGGTCTCCACCTCCATGAAAGATCTGTGTCATGATGTTTTTGGGATCTCAAGTGAGAAAAAAGATCCCAAGGAAGTGAAAGGAAACCGAGGTAGGTGTTCATTTGGACTTACCCTAGAATTGGTTGTATATAACCATGTGTATGTAAGCATTTGATGGTATTATTTGTAGTACAATTTTAGTACCATATATTGGCTTTCAATACTAGGGAATTTATTTTCTCTAGACTTTGTTTTGATGTGTCTGCAAAACTGCTAGACGTGTTAcctgaaaaaagaaaatttgatgatGGTGGTTATTTATCTGATGGACCAGAGGTAACACTGCATTATCTGTAATATTAGTTTACTAAATGTCGGATGAAGTAGGATTCATTGTTTTCTATATATGAATCCTTGTGTTTTGGCTTTTGTAACAATTTCTGCAACATAATCTGTCTATTTAATTGGTTGTACTGAATAAGTGCTTGgaataattgaatgaaattattgttTCATGATCTGAATCAATGATGAGGCTTCTATTATATCATTCAAGAGATTAAAATCTTTAATGTCTAAGCTCTGCATGGGTTTTTCATTGGTCTTGCAGCAGCCTTTCTTGGTGATTCTAAGTCTTTGATGCTTAGTAAGGCAGACAATTATAATTTCTAAGAGAATTTGAAccatttgagatttaatctcagCACTAAAAGCTACCAGAAGTTTGTGATATTGTTCTTGAAAacaacatttgtttattttcttgtgCATCAAAATATTGTAGGGCTAACCTGAACCTCTTGCAGCTTTCAAGTTACAAGCGAGCAAAGAAAATGGAGAAAGCTGGTTATGAAGAGTGGAAATCATCTGTTCTATCATCTAACAAAAAAAGCACAAAAAATTTCttaaggttgaagatattgatacttttatgtggtgtaatatttagttatgcacttggacaatgttgttattatgtggtgtactactaattatgcatttggataatattattaatttctagtattaattgtggtttggaagctaatttataattattcaatcattgtttttttattttttaacacaattacaaataatttatttgactttggttgttttcaatttataaaggttaatattgaagcttaataattgagtattattatatatttaatttaatttatttatttataaataaatcattgcaatatatgtaaaaataatttaaaatataaaaatttattattatgtatataaatttattaatatatgtaaaaacaacttttacggaaaatattttcaggaaatttgccaaacaacagaaaatattttcagtaaatcattttccagaaaaataaatcattttccaaaaatcattttccgaaaaatattttactggcaaacaaacagACCCTTAAATAATATCTTATATTACATATCGATAATATACCTCTCTTTCAACAAAACTCCACGTTATTGAtaacaccatatatatatatatataacaaagcCATGACTCTTGAGTGGGAATTGAGGTCAACCATGGCTATgcaaccaaattttttttaaatggtttgaaatttaattatatatttttagattagaataaatttattatgtattaatttataattttattatttttaaagtgattaaataaaatagattattTTAAAAGAGGGTAAAGTACTATTTATTATCATTTATAATTTCTGTATTGGAGGGGCATGACCCCTGCTTGTCTCCCCTTAGACGCACCTTTGTACGCCACCTTCATTCGGAATCGGTGCATTGTTAGCGTCCTCCCCTCTCGGATTTAGGGTTTGAAAAAGTAAGACACCGGAAATGAAACTTATAGCAGCAAAGCTAGCTCCAACGGCAAAGATTCCGGCTTTGACGACAGGACAATAGTACATGTCGTTTCTCTCAATTGCTTGATCGTTTTGATCTTTGGACACTGCACCCTTCAGCAATAGAACAATCGCTACAATAAATGTGATCCTGTGTCacgtataaaataaaaaaacacggtaaaaattattaaaattaaaaaaaaaatactcacttgatagtcatgtaactaaaataTGAAGTTGTAATAAACTTGaatctaataaaataattttaacagtgtaACAGTTGAACCtagaatttgaaatttgaaaaataaagggaataatttcttaaaaataaaagtacaggattaaattttaaatttataaaaaaatacatgaacttatagcatattttaaccaaaatgcATTTCATACAAACTTTTTTATGTAGctgaaaatttttagaaaaaggaattattaaaaataatttaaataaaaatatattaatagttaaaaatatttaaaaagtattagtatttcttttaatttaaatgtaGTTCCTAATTTAAAAGTAGCAAGAGAAATAAGTATCCTTATAATTACAACTTTTTTTCACTTTGGATTTGTTTAACCTTTTTATCCAATTAACTTAATgtttatttaacttttaatacCAAACTatcatccaaatttaaaattgGTATCTAAACTTTAGAACATGCAAATTAAGTTCTTCAAGTATCgatatcatatcaatcaagtcTTTCTATCTTTCTAACCATCggtttaaatattaaatgttactTCAAATTTCACCTGAAATGTTTTTAAAACACGTTGATCAAACTATAAACATGTGTGCACCTAGTGTACGAGCAACTTGGATCTAACGTATAAAAAACAGTGCCAATAAATTTAAGAGgttgtttctttaattttatttaacacATTAGATCCAAGCAATTCGTACAATAGGTACACATGTATTTAAACTTTGACCCATGTATTTTAAGTATGCTCCATGCCAAATTTAAAACCTTTTCACCAGACTGACAGAATAGCTTGATTCGTACGATAGTGTTTATTTGAGGACTCAATTACAAacattttgaagctcaaaacaaATTTAGACTTTGGGTGATAGTTGCAATTAACCCATAATATGTGTATGTGCATGTATAAAGGGAAAATGTACTTTTCGGTACAAGAGCTTGACTTCATTGTTCACATTGGTACTtaagatttttctttttctttttttgcttccACCTCTATTTTTGTAAATCCATTAGAATTAAACGGTGTGGATCAATTAAGTTTAGACACGTAGCACGCATGCCATGTCATCAACTGATGTACCCACATCATCCTGctttaactaaattaatatatgaCAAAAGCCAAATTTAAAAGTACAAATTTAAACATTGAAACCTAACTCAAATACCTAAAATTATATTTACtcatgtataaaatataaaatggtaTAAATTAGttgaacataattttttttaatattatatatttttttaatttttttaattaaaccaaTGAAACTAACaaattaataacttaaataattcaACCACTTACCTAATTctaaaaacattaagaaaaagTAATCAAAATTACCAAGAAGTAATATATAAGAGAATAGCTTTATTCCGATTGTAGTTGGGAGATTGATTAGTTCTTTCCCAATGAGCACAACCGGTGGCGGTATCCATTATTATTTTTGCGGTCAACAGCGTTGCGGCTGAAACTAAGCCAAGTACATGCGCAGGGCTCTTGGGATATGAACAGTCTCCGTACCAATCTATCTCAACTTGTGAAgcctaaaaaaaattgaaagtattTCTTTAGCACCTTCCAACtttaatattgaataaaatattttttcttataaaaatcaAAGCAGGTTaactatttaattatatatattttaattaatataataataaattaagcccttaatatttatatattcgattaatttaattttaattttaaaaaatataaaattttagaaaatttaaaaataaatttttattatatcgaaattatgtaaaattaacaaaaaaacaataatgatgtgattaattatttttataagttcACTTCTAAAATTGATAGAGattaaatttttctattttttagagTAATTAATTTTCTCGATATCAAAAAAAGATAATGATTTAAAGTATAAAAATCCAATGTAGaatatagaatatatatataattaaaaaaaatctaaattttacaaatttgaaaatttttctttaCCTTAACCCTTGTAATTTCAGCACCAAAGCCAGTAAAGACTGATATTATCCCCAAAAGGACTGCAACCAAGAATAAAATTCGTTTTTGCTCCATCTCTTACTTTCTCTCTTACACTTTCTTGGGAAAAAAAGGTCTGATATTTTCTGTTTGGTTGATGGGAAAAGGAAAATACGTTTACCCGATAAGGAAAACCCTTTGTTTGACTATTGTTTGTGGTGACTTTGGGGTGTCCTTACGCAATATATATAGGATTTTTGGCTAACATTTATGATACCAAAgcaattattttatgtaaatgtactaagaaaataatattttaaatgcaaTCCTTAATCAAATTCAGTTTTtatatattaagataattattgtTCTTACTCCaaagttaattttatttgaaattaacatattatatatatttttaatatctattCTATTATTATGAGAATTGTTATCAATGTAAAAGAACATGTGTTTGAGTACGCTGAAacacattattctcttatttatagaTTGGAGATGAGCTATAGGTAGTTCTAGATATCGTGTCAAAAAGAGTATATATGATTATAATCTAAGATAACACGGTATTAATTGTCTCTACGATTacttttgagaaaataaaatgtataattaaatatatgttggttttacatttttctttttttttataatataaaattttttaaatctttctaaaaaattaagaaaataaaagtatctaactataaaaatgaaaaaaaaaggaaaaattgaaaagagaaccgaagaaaacaaaattatttcCATTGGGTTCTTCAAGAATCAACATAAGAAacaacatattttataatttgcatTTTCCAATATTGGTAACAACAAATCAATGggattttatttttcaagttaatCAATGCAATATTCTAACATTTTCGATACCGTACAAAAATAAATGGATgaaataggataaaaaaattataaaaaatataaatatgttaaataattataatacgaTAAATACATAAACCATAAATTCTTGTCTTTTATTCTTGCCActtattttatcaactaaaaaagATAAACAAATAGAGCGAAAATGAACGGAAAGTAATATGGTTGTCGATTTTTCTTTCTAATAATATCTTTAAATTATcgatattatatcaattaagtctttttgttattattacttttaatttagcCGTTACATGACACGTCAAATCTTatataactaaaattaaaatgaatattttaaaaaaataagatgtttttacatgatttttaaaagtaaaaactaaaagtcatgtaaaattgaaagaaaaagaaaaagaacaagaacGAACGTAAAGATTATGTAAAAGTTTCGAAAATTTCAAAagtaagatttaaaaaaaaaatctacttttacaatattcattttttctttattttttcattttaaattatatcaaataagATTGGACATATTATTTAATGATTAAGTTAATAGTCTTAATAATGAAAGGACATGATTGGTATAACATCAATAATTTGGGGATGTGATTAGAACGTTTTGAAGTTTGGGGACTAATTCAAAATAAGGGTCATAGTTTGAGAATGTTTGGTGCAATTAACTCTAATGAAAATAGTATGTTCCTCGCCTACCTTTCTCTACCTCTCCATTATTCGGGGGTGTAAAGGAGACTCTAGTTCTCGCAAGTTGCTTGAGTTTGACTCAAAAAAATTCGAACTCGATTCGGCAATTATCAAGTCGAGCTCGAGCAGCTCGAGTTATCAATCAATTCGAACTCAAGCTTAGTAATATCTGACTCGAATGGCTTGTGagcatataaaatttttcatttttaatatatatttttaccatttttacattattaaccctaattttaattgttattttttttagtattttagcaTATTTTAGTGATATTTGATGTCTTTAATATTAGGTGTTTTTCAAGTTAATGAAGAACAATAAAACGGATGAACTAAAAAAGtgttattttagtgttttataatatggtaaatttttggaaaaatcaatTTAGGAAATAGTGTTTTTAGGCACCGCTAAAGTTTATAAAAATCGATGATGAAGGATGTCTTCTCTTGATCCTCCCCTACCATAAATATCTTATTATAGTCTGAAAAGGTGTCCATGAAGCTCATATATCGGTGGCCTGCGAAAGCGTCTACAAGTCGATCTATAGATGTGAGCGAGAACTGTCTTTTGGGCATGCTTTGTTTAGGTGGGTGAAGTCTACACCCATCCGCCACCAATTTCTAGATTTAGGCACCATGACTATGTTGGAGACCCAATATGGATAGGTGACTTCCCAAATGAAACCTACAGTTAACAGCTTCTTCATTTCTTCGCTAGTGGTTGCGAACTTCTTATCAGAGAGTTTCCTCTTCTTTTCCTTCATTGGTTGAACACTGGAATCCACTCCAAAGGGGTGCTGGATGATTGACGATGGATCCTTGGCATGTCTGTTGTTGTCCAAGAAAAAATGTCTCGACAATCTATTAACAAGAAATTTAAACTTTCTTTCTCTTCGGGGAAAGGATCGAGGCAATTTGAGTGACCTTTTAAGGCTCCTCCTGGTACAAACTGACGAGCTCTGATGCTTCTATCGGTTGTGTTTTGGGGAGTTGAGTCTCTAGTTAGGCTTCGAGACCTTCTAAATCAATTTATGCTCTCCCAATTACATTAACCCCGGCAATAAGATGGGAGTACAATATGCAACAAGCCGGAGAGGGAGGCAAAGGGTTCCGATCTTTTTCGGTGAGCTGCAGGGAGAAAATATGGCACTTTCGAGCTGCCTTCTGATCAACTTTCATATACCCCTCGCCTATGGGAGTAGGAAATTTCACCGTCGTGCAAAAGGTGGCCACCGCCATCTTTGTAATTCTCATGATTGGCCTCCTGGAAATGGCGTTAGAGGCCATCAGGTGGTCAACCACTAAGAAATCTACCATTTATATGGTGGTGTGCTCACCATCTCCCAGTACCACCGGAAGGACAATAGGTCCCTTAATTGTGATAGGTTGGTTGGCAAAGCCAGAAACTGGGCTTGCAAGCTTGAGCTACACATCCTTGAGCCTCATCTGGTAAAAAGCTTCGGCCGTTAGGATATCCACGGAGTTGCTTGTATCAACCAGGATCCTTTTAACTTGGAAAAATGAGTTATTAGCTGAAACCACCAAAGGATTTTCACCTTCCGCATCTAGAATATCCTTTTCGTCTCGCTCTGAAAATCTAAGGTCCCAATGGGAAGGTTTGGGCTTTTTTAATTGTAGTTGAAATCGATAGAACACTTCCCATATGGGCCTTCCACTTCAAGTTTGACAAAACCCATTCTATGTGCTTTCCTCGTACCAGAACATCAATAATTCCTCTGAATGGTTTTTTCCCCTGTCACTGCCCTATGATCCTGATGTCCCACTTCTCTGTCTTGAGTCATGTTCGCCTGATAGGGGTACTAAGCTAAGAATTAGCGCCCCTTCTGATTGCAGTTTCAATGGCATTCTTCAAATGCACACATTGCTTAGTTCGATGTCCTCGAGCATTGTGGTATTTGCAATGATGATTGGAGTTGCAGCGATGCTCACTAAGCGGGAGATACGGGGCTAGGGAGCAGTTAAGCTCATGGTAAGTTCTAAAGTGGTTGTATGAAGATTTAGGTAGTTGATCCTAACTTCCTCTATAATTGCTGATGCATCACACCAACatcgttaaaaatttaattttttttagtcaacattttcgttttaaaaaaataacgatttaattttttttgaaatgttaatggtcaaatttaactaaaaataaaagaataagggTGAAGGGCCAAATTAACAGAAAATGTAAATATTGAGACTAAATATATCATTATGCCAAAacaaatatatgaattaattataTCCCATAATAAATCAATAgtataaatttcaaataaaagttattttcaagTACAACAATGTGATATTTAACCCCAAATGCCTGCTGAATTCCCAAACTGATGAAGCCAGGAAAAAAAAAACCGAAACAAGTGTTTTCCCGATCAACTGAGTTGCTGCTTGCTGTAAGTATATCCATGTACAAAACCAGGATTCTCTTGTGGGAACTGAGGTTGCGCCATGGCTATGCCACCTTGATTTGGTAACGATGCATTCCCTTTCGAGTTCAGAGTTACATAATAGAATATTCCAGCAATCAAACTTATAACAGCTAATATCGCTCCGACGGCAAAGATCCCGGGCTTGACAACACGGCAATAGTACGTGCGGTCTCTAACAATTGCATTTTTATTTCGTTCGTTGAACGCAGCACCGGTCAGTAGTAAACCGATTGCTATAACAAATGTGATCCTGCATCAAAAATGTTTGTGGCTAAAAACTGAGTAAAAATCGAGAAAATCGAAAATTGAAATAGACTGGTTTGGCTTCAATACTATTTtactaaattcatatattattttagggttaaatcattatttaagaataaaatttaGTAACAATTCTCAcattaagatttaaatttttattttgtctaAGTTAGTCCTAGAAGGACTGAACTAGGCAATTGTTCTTACATGAGCTTGAAtgtttttttgtccaagttagctTCTAAACTTGACAATTTTTACCGCATTGAGATTTGAACTTTAGGACTTTCAAAGAAATATATGAgattaacttgaaaaaaaaaagtttaaaagttCAGACCCAAAAAGTGATTTAAATAATTACTTTGAGTTtatgcataaattaaaaaaaacgtaATGATTTGAATTCaattgaaattttcttatttaatctattatttttataatataaaatattttatatttaaattaataaaataatttataaatatgtattaaaatattatttctaaaaaaattaaaaattgataaattaaaaaaattcaaaatataaaccAAGTTTTTCGTTGATAAATAAACATCTAATTAATTTACCCGAAAGGAGAAACTGGCATGAACTCAAAtcattagaaaataattaaaaagaatggTTGCAATTATagtgagaaattttaaaataatttaaaatgagaattatgagaattaaaatgattttagtctttaaattaaaataaatgattttaagtcttaaattttgtat contains:
- the LOC107928307 gene encoding uncharacterized protein, with product MEKKGIIIFLVVILLGIISAITGFAAESTRVKTSQVTIDDSGQCVYPKNSAHALGLISALMLLIAKIIINVATGCFCCRKTDPSRSSNQIKPLVFYIAFWITFVIAIGLLLTGAAFNERNKNAIVRDRTYYCRVVKPGIFAVGAILAVISLIAGIFYYVTLNSKGNASLPNQGGIAMAQPQFPQENPGFVHGYTYSKQQLS
- the LOC107928309 gene encoding origin of replication complex subunit 6 — its product is MGSALLPFWCNGGMGASDLGKRARRCDMRSGAKGKAPSLAAVQFPFSCCWYFVSFLPLFLSFSCNLSLSLSQAHTFCEEGLISDRFLASLPSSRQASADFSKPVFTAVAFYLCAKKHKLKIDKVRLIEVCGISESEFSCVSTSMKDLCHDVFGISSEKKDPKEVKGNRELLDVLPEKRKFDDGGYLSDGPEVTLHYL